One window of the Pyrus communis chromosome 17, drPyrComm1.1, whole genome shotgun sequence genome contains the following:
- the LOC137723333 gene encoding importin subunit alpha-9-like, with protein sequence MADDNMACHRRDPIKSSVANVAGQRRRQQAVSVGKERRESLVRAKRLCRVGISGDSDDTVDSEMIIDEEQSILEAQTSSAVEGLKSVVAYQGKGALQKRVSALHELRRLLSRSEFPPVEAALKAGAIPLLVQCLSFGSPDEQLLEAAWCLTNIAAGKPEETKALLPALPLLIAHLGENGSLPVVEQCAWALGNVAGEGEELRNILLSQGALLPLARMMLPNKGSTVRTAAWALSNLIKGPNPKAATELIRVDGLLDALVRLLRKADDELATEVAWVVVYLSALSNLATSMLVKSDVLQLLMQRLAMSNSLQLLIPVLRSLGNLIAGDSHTTQAVIVPEHEITGNIIEVLVKCLNSEHRVLKKEAAWVISNIAAGSVEHKQLIYSSEAVPVLLRLLSTAPFDIRKEVAYVLGNLCVSPISPTEGDGKPSLILEHLVSLVGRGCLAGFIDLVNLADTEAARLGLQFTELVLRGMPNGEGPKLVEKENGIDAMERFQFHENEDLRNMANSLVDKYFGEDYGLDE encoded by the exons ATGGCGGATGATAATATGGCTTGCCATAGAAGAGACCCTATCAAGTCCTCTG TTGCCAATGTTGCCGGACAGCGAAGGCGGCAGCAAGCAGTTTCTGTAGGAAAGGAAAGAAGAGAATCGCTGGTGCGTGCGAAGCGCTTGTGCAGAGTAGGGATTAGCGGGGATAGTGATGATACGGTTGACAGTGAAATGATCATTGATGAAGAGCAATCCATCTTGGAGGCTCAAACTTCTTCAGCAGTGGAAGGGTTGAAGTCTGTGGTTGCATATCA GGGAAAAGGTGCATTGCAAAAGAGGGTGAGTGCCCTTCATGAACTCAGACGCTTACTGTCAAGATCAGAATTCCCTCCTGTTGAAGCTGCCCTTAAAGCTGGAGCAATACCTTTATTAGTGCAATGTCTTTCATTTGGCTCTCCAGATGAGCAG TTGCTTGAGGCGGCTTGGTGCCTCACGAACATAGCAGCAGGGAAACCTGAGGAAACAAAAGCTTTGTTGCCCGCTTTACCGTTGCTTATTGCTCATCTTGGAG AAAATGGTTCCTTGCCTGTTGTTGAGCAATGTGCATGGGCATTGGGAAACGTTGCTGGTGAAGGGGAAGAGCTGAGAAATATTTTGCTATCTCAAGGTGCATTGTTACCTCTTGCAAGAATGATGCTTCCAAACAAGGGTTCAACCGTACGAACAGCTGCTTGGGCACTATCAAACCTAATCAAG GGACCTAATCCAAAGGCTGCAACGGAGCTCATTAGAGTTGATGGGTTATTGGATGCACTTGTTCGACTCTTGAGAAAAGC AGATGATGAGTTAGCAACTGAAGTAGCATGGGTGGTTGTGTATCTCTCAGCCCTTTCAAATCTTGCCACCAGTATGCTAGTGAAGAGTGATGTCCTTCAATTGCTCATGCAGAGATTGGCTATGTCCAATAGTTTGCAGTTGCTTATTCCG GTGCTAAGAAGTTTAGGCAATCTTATAGCTGGTGATTCACATACAACCCAAGCTGTTATTGTTCCTGAGCATGAAATCACAG GAAACATAATTGAAGTCCTGGTAAAATGTTTGAATAGTGAGCACCGGGTCCTGAAGAAG GAAGCAGCTTGGGTGATATCTAATATTGCGGCTGGTTCTGTAGAGCACAAGCAGTTGATTTATTCAAGTGAGGCGGTGCCAGTGCTATTACGCCTCCTTTCTACAGCACCATTTGATATAAGAAAGGAAGTAGCATATGTACTAGGCAACCTCTGTGTGTCTCCTATTTCACCTACAGAAGGTGACGGAAAACCAAGCTTGATTCTGGAGCACTTGGTTTCACTTGTTGGTAGAGGATGCCTCGCTGGTTTCATTGATTTGGTTAACTTGGCTGATACTGAAGCTGCAAGACTAGGACTACAATTCACGGAACTG GTTTTGAGAGGGATGCCGAACGGTGAGGGCCCAAAGCTTGTTGAGAAAGAAAATGGGATCGATGCAATGGAAAGGTTTCAGTTTCACGAAAACGAGGACTTGAGAAACATGGCGAACAGTCTGGTGGATAAGTACTTCGGAGAGGACTATGGGCTTGATGAATAG
- the LOC137723557 gene encoding DEAD-box ATP-dependent RNA helicase 57-like: MEEGTSFLFSGVNFNRKKFATDFSRFQNKESEKVVEDSSLFEIPKSEAEVEAEKEELVVPVKKRKRKGQVSEGVEGISVFKTSKSSKAAKAEKEKPGNELTEQKKKLNRQLERDSLTRKKYDIHVSGNNIPSPLDNFADLTSRYGCEPYLLQNLAELGFKEPTPIQRQAIPVLLSGRECFACAPTGSGKTLAFVCPMLMKLKHTSKDGIRAVILCPTRELAAQTTRECRKMAKGNKFYIKLMTKELARNADFSKIRCDILISTPLRLRLAIQKKKVDLSRVEYLVLDESDKLFELGLLKQIDSVVKACSNPSIIRSLFSATLPDFVEELARTIMHDAVRVIIGRKNTASDTIKQKLVFAGSEEGKLLALRQSFKESLNPPVLIFLQSKERAKELYGELLFENVRVGAIHSDLSQTQRENAVDDFRAGKTWVLIATDVIARGMDFKGVNCVINYDFPDSAAAYIHRIGRCGRAGRSGEAITFYTEADIPYLRNIANVMSTSGCEVPSWIMALRKQKWKKHRPGRESISTQPKDEE, translated from the exons ATGGAAGAAGGCACTTCTTTTTTGTTCTCCGGCGTCAACTTCAACCGGAAAAAGTTTGCCACGGACTTCTCCAGATTCCAG AACAAAGAGAGCGAGAAAGTGGTAGAAGATTCGAGCTTGTTCGAAATTCCAAAATCTGAGGCGGAGGTGGAGGCAGAGAAGGAGGAGCTAGTAGTGCCGGTTAAGAAGAGGAAGCGGAAGGGGCAGGTTTCCG AGGGTGTGGAGGGGATTAGTGTCTTTAAGACCTCAAAATCATCGAAGGCAGCGAAAGCGGAGAAAGAGAAGCCTGGCAATGAACTAACGGAGCAGAAGAAGAAGTTGAATCGGCAGCTCGAG CGGGATTCGCTGACGCGAAAGAAGTATGACATTCATGTGTCCGGGAATAACATCCCTTCACCACTTGATAATTTTGCAGACTTAACCTCAAG ATATGGATGCGAGCCATATTTACTTCAGAATTTGGCAGAACTTGGATTTAAAGAACCAACGCCAATCCAAAGGCAGGCTATTCCAGTCCTCTTATCT GGTCGAGAATGCTTTGCTTGTGCTCCGACTGGATCTGGAAAAACTCTTGCTTTTGTTTGTCCCATGCTAATGAAACTTAAG CATACATCTAAGGATGGCATCCGAGCTGTTATTCTTTGTCCAACACGTGAGTTAGCTGCTCAGACAACCAGAGAGTGCAGAAAGATGgcaaaaggaaataaattttACATCAAGTTAATGACCAAAGAGCTTGCAAGAAATGCCGATTTTTCAAAAATACGCTGTGATATACTCATTTCTACTCCACTTCGGTTACGGTTGGCTATCCAGAAAAAGAAGGTTGATTTAAGCAG GGTTGAGTATCTGGTATTGGATGAGTCTGATAAGCTTTTTGAGCTTGGCTTGTTAAAGCAGATTGATTCTGTGGtcaaagcatgttcaaaccCTTCAATTATTCGCTCCTTGTTTAGTGCTACTTTACCTGATTTCGTTGAGGAGCTTGCCCGCACTATAATGCATGATGCTGTTCGAGTTATCATTGGCAGGAA AAATACTGCTTCTGACACTATCAAGCAAAAATTGGTCTTTGCTGGAAGTGAAGAAGGGAAGCTATTAGCACTTCGTCAAAGTTTTAAGGAG AGTCTGAATCCACCAGTGCTGATATTTTTACAAAGCAAGGAGCGAGCTAAGGAACTCTATGGAGAACTGTTGTTTGAGAATGTAAGAGTTGGTGCCATACATTCTGATCTGTCACAAACACAG CGAGAAAATGCAGTAGATGACTTCAGAGCTGGAAAAACATGGGTTTTAATTGCCACTGATGTTATTGCTCGGGGTATGGATTTCAAAGGTGTCAACTGTGTGATTAATTATGATTTTCCAGATTCTGCCGCTGCGTACATTCACAGGATCG GTCGGTGTGGACGAGCAGGGAGGAGCGGAGAAGCTATTACTTTCTACACAGAGGCAGATATTCCATATCTACGGAATATAGCTAATGTGATGTCAACATCAGGTTGTGAAGTTCCGTCTTGGATCATGGCCTTGCGCAAACAGAAGTGGAAAAAACACCGACCCGGAAGAGAATCGATATCAACCCAACCGAAAGATGAGGAGTAA